A single region of the Polyodon spathula isolate WHYD16114869_AA chromosome 12, ASM1765450v1, whole genome shotgun sequence genome encodes:
- the LOC121324429 gene encoding ribosomal protein S6 kinase-like 1 isoform X2: protein MHQALGEPQDADPRGRALYQARLYLEQIRSRVSASRQDVKPAMAKRDYLVDAAKQIRMALDREISEDYEAAFNYYKNGVDLLLKGVQGTALQRLSGVDPNKERREAVKRKTTQYLKRAEEIFNSHLQGSLGNADSKSRSQGFSSLRFRAIRTLSSPVEDLKMYKVTGVIDKVTHEKPQYREPKPSCSIKQKVLMVQNPTTKEVFVVKILPKSSWKSRENQTIIPQGVPFMVRLLRYSISEDSVFLHLEHIQGVRLFSQIHKASAERVKEYPECCSPSHRKIKLKNSYTAPTLRFDFEESSRLTPNKMTGITEDLVHYSDTEPQTEGQSEGFNAGDAGCLLCSKHNEMSEHSQHCLCSECYTGMVMKTDFIPANSRVQFHRNQSNLLESQEYIAHQPDVNTRDKPNGALKVASINLISTESCIEFNKYKTVNTNPLANEVPQTTATSVQSFNSEMACESQLVCETVTLKLEEDFSDPPVQTWMESGRGALATEGTSKVSSTARRPGAVTGQYLTVQDEEGGENLSNTAANQQERTEGRTECLAPIRVDSSNVDSANIMIGASSGNRQGLMKLPIHNAVYQVWTDQDPAIPSVKDPQVTSTKVKGQEEEEDWELLSPLNRESGAFPVTGQVEVLPCVLRGAGSKASELLKNGYCSNSLSPASDLHIEVDGWCLLPNFLSRQTSEKPKQGPRGLSEDQARLWVAQILLALESLHEQGIVCRDLNPKNLLLDSCGRVRLTYFGQWVEVQSQTSSKAMEDMYCAPEVGGVCEVTEACDWWSLGALLYELLTGMSLKQCHPSGILPHTQLHLPDYLSTAAASLLTEVRQGPSLASSVSSCSSMLDTGWALEEGV from the exons ATGCACCAGGCGTTGGGGGAGCCGCAGGACGCAGATCCCCGCGGCAGGGCTCTGTACCAGGCCAGATTATACCTGGAGCAGATCAGGAGCCGAGTCTCCGCAAGCAGGCAGGACGTCAAGCCGGCCATGGCCAAGCGGGATTACCTGGTGGATGCTGCCAAACAGATCCGCATGGCGCTGGACCGGGAGATCAGTGAAGACTACGAGGCTGCATTTAACTACTACAAGAACGGGGTTGACCTCTTGTTAAAGGGGGTGCAAGGTACAGCGTTGCAACGGCTTTCTGGGG TTGACCCAAACAAGGAGCGCAGGGAAGCAGTGAAACGGAAGACCACCCAGTACCTGAAACGAGCCGAGGAAATCTTCAACTCGCACCTGCAGGGGAGTCTGGGCAACGCAGACTCCAAATCCAGG AGTCAGGGATTCAGTAGCCTGAGGTTTCGAGCAATCCGAACCCTCAGCTCACCCGTGGAAGACCTGAAGATGTACAAGGTCACCGGGGTCATTGACAAGGTAACTCATGAAAAGCCACAATACCGTGAACCGAAACCAAGCTGCTCGATTAAACAAAAg gTGCTCATGGTCCAGAACCCAACCACAAAGGAGGTGTTTGTTGTCAAA atccTCCCCAAGTCTAGCTGGAAAAGCCGTGAGAACCAGACCATAATTCCCCAGGGCGTGCCGTTTATGGTGCGGCTTCTGAGATACTCCATCAGTGAGGATTCAGTCTTCCTTCACCTGGAACATATACAAG GTGTGAGACTCTTTTCTCAAATTCACAAAGCCAGTGCTGAGAGGGTGAAAGAGTACCCTGAGTGCTGCAGTCCCTCTCACAGAAAGATTAAGCTGAAGAACAGCTACACTGCACCAACGCTGAGGTTTGATTTTGAGGAAAGCAGCAGATTAACACCAAACAAAATGACCGGAATTACAGAGGACTTGGTGCACTATTCTGACACAGAACCCCAGACAGAAGGCCAGTCGGAGGGCTTCAACGCTGGAGATGCTGGGTGTCTGCTCTGCAGCAAGCATAATGAAATGAGTGAGCACTCGCAACACTGTCTTTGCTCGGAATGCTATACTGGAATGGTAATGAAGACTGATTTTATACCAGCAAACAGCAGAGTACAATTCCATAGGAACCAGAGCAACCTGTTAGAATCTCAGGAATATATTGCCCACCAACCAGATGTGAACACCAGAGACAAACCTAATGGGGCACTGAAAGTTGCTTCCATCAATCTGATAAGCACTGAATCTTGTattgaatttaataaatacaagacTGTAAATACTAACCCTTTGGCAAATGAAGTACCTCAGACAACTGCAACATCAGTACAAAGCTTCAATTCTGAGATGGCCTGTGAAAGCCAGTTGGTGTGTGAGACTGTGACACTGAAACTGGAGGAGGATTTCTCTGACCCCCCAGTGCAAACTTGGATGGAAAGTGGCCGCGGTGCGTTGGCCACTGAAGGCACTTCCAAAGTCTCTAGTACAGCCAGGAGGCCTGGTGCAGTAACTGGCCAGTACCTCACAGTGCAGGatgaggaggggggagagaacTTGAGTAACACTGCTGCCAACCAACAGGAAAGGACAGAAGGGCGTACTGAATGCTTGGCACCCATCAGAGTAGATTCTTCTAATGTGGATTCAGCAAACATAATGATAGGTGCGTCCTCAGGGAACAGGCAGGGCCTGATGAAGTTACCCATTCACAATGCTGTTTACCAGGTCTGGACAGACCAGGACCCAGCAATCCCCAGTGTAAAGGACCCCCAGGTGACCTCGACCAAGGTCAAGGGccaggaagaggaagaggacTGGGAACTGTTAAGTCCTCTGAACAGAGAGAGCGGGGCCTTCCCAGTGACCGGGCAGGTAGAGGTGCTGCCGTGTGTCTTGAGAGGAGCTGGATCCAAAGCCTCTGAGCTTCTTAAGAATGGATATTGTAGCAACAGCCTGTCTCCTGCATCCGATTTGCACATTGAAGTGGACGGTTGGTGTCTGCTGCCCAATTTCCTCTCCAGGCAGACCTCTGAAAAGCCCAAGCAAGGCCCCAGGGGCCTCTCTGAAGACCAGGCCCGGCTGTGGGTGGCCCAGATTCTGTTGGCTTTGGAAAGCCTTCATGAGCAGGGGATTGTGTGCAGGGACCTGAATCCCAAGAACTTGCTGCTGGATAGCTGTG gacGAGTTCGCTTAACATACTTTGGCCAGTGGGTTGAAGTTCAGTCCCAGACCAGCAGCAAAGCAATGGAAGACATGTACTGTGCACCAG aagtGGGTGGTGTTTGTGAAGTCACGGAAGCTTGTGATTGGTGGAGCTTGGGTGCTTTGTTGTATGAGCTCCTTACTGGAAtg